The Pectobacterium sp. A5351 genome contains the following window.
GAAAGAATTGGCGAGCATTTTGCCGGCCGGGATATCTACCCGGCGCTGCTGGGTATGGAAAATACCGCCATTAACCGGGGTACGCTCGATCCTGCGTTGCGGGTTTTTACGCCGGTTTTCGACAATAACCATAAGCAGGTTGGCGTCGTCGCGCTGGGGATTGCCTTAACCAGCGTGCAGAAGGTGATCAGCGATAACCGCTGGATGATTCCCTGGACGCTGCTGGCAGGGGCGCTGGTCGGCTGGCTGGGCACGTTGATTTTGGTGAAGGTGCTCAAGCGCATTATGCTGGGATTCGAGCCGTTTGAGATCTCGAATCTGTTTGAACAGCGCAACGCGATGCTCAAACATATTAAAGAAGGCGTCATCGCGGTCGATCAACAGGGTCGGATTACGGTGATCAATGATGAGGCGCGACGGCTTTTCCGGCAGAATAAACCACAGGGCAGTGAAACGCCGTCCTCGAAGCCAGCCGAACGCGTCAGCGAACAGTGGCTTGAGCATCTACACCTGAAACAGGTGCTGGAGAGCGGTACGCCACGGCGCGATGAAGAGATTAACTTTAACGGCCACCTGCTGCTGACCAACACCGTTCCAGTTTTTGTGAAGGGCGATATTATCGGCGCGATTGCGACGTTCCGTGATAAAACAGAGATTAGCCAACTGCTGCAACGGTTGAGTGGGATGTCCTACTACGCGGATGCGCTGCGTGCGCAGTCGCACGAGTTTATGAACAAGCTGCACGTCATCCTGGGCATGTTGCACTTAAAGTATTACTCGCAACTGGAAGATTATATTCTTAAGACCGCCAATAATTATCAGGCGGAAATCGGTTCGATTATTCGTAAAGTGAAATCGCCAGTGATTGCCGGCTTCCTGTTGGGTAAAATCAACCGCGCGCGCGATCTCGGCATCACGCTCTCCATCAGTGAGGAGAGTTTGCTGCCGGATACCGATGATGTCGATGCCACGAATGAATTGATTACCGTATTGGGTAATTTGATTGAGAATGCGATGGATGCGATTGATGGGCAGGAAAACTGCGAAATCAGCGTGAGTTTCCATCATCAGAATGGCCGCCTTCACTGTACCGTGGGGGATGACGGCCCCGGTATTGCGCCGGAGAGTCAGGCGCGCATTTATGAACAGGGATTCTCTACCAAAGGCAGCGGGCGCGGTATCGGCCTGTACCTGACCAAACAGAGTCTGGAGAAGATTGGCGGCACTATCGAGTTTGAATCAGAACCTGAGGTGTACACCCAGTTTTTCGTTACTATTCCTTATCAAGCAAGGCTGTTTGACCATGATTAATGTACTGATTGTTGATGACGATGCCATGGTTGCAGAGCTTAACAAATCTTATCTGAACCAGGTTTCTGGATTTAGCTGCTATGCGACCGTGCCCACGTTGCAGCAGGCGCGAAACCTGTTGATGCAACCTGACTCGGAAATCGATTTGGTACTGCTGGACATTTATATGCAGCAGGATAATGGACTGGATCTGCTGCCGACTATCCGTGAGTTCAGTGAAAAGACGGACGTTATCATCATCTCTTCTGCCAGCGATGTGTATACCATCAAAAAAGCGCTGCACTACGGCGTTGTTGACTATCTGATTAAGCCGTTCCAGTTCTCGCGTTTCGAACAGGCGCTGGCCGCCTATCGCGAAGAGGCGAACTTGTTCAAGCACCGCGATTTTGTTGGGCAATCGGATATTGATAACCTGATCCGTCGTACCAGCAGTAGCACCGTCAGTGAACGTAAGAAATTACCGAAAGGGCTAACCAGCCTGACGCTGCGCACCGTCTGCGAGTGGATTGAGGGCAATCAGGGTATCGAGTTCTCTACCGAAATGCTGGCGAATGCGATTGGTATTTCTCGTGTCTCTTGCCGTAAGTACCTGATCTATCTGTCTGACACCGATATCCTGACCACTAATATTCTGTACGGATCTACCGGCCGACCGGTTTACCTGTATCGTCTGCTGCCGGAAAAGCAGGATTCGTTGCGCCAATACTGTGAATAAAACGCAGTGAGTAAATAGCGATGAATAAATAAAAACGCCACGGTAATGATCGTGGCGTTTTCGTTATTACCAAATTGTGGTTGGGTTAAGCAAACCAGCCCAGCAGCAGTGTTGCAGCGATAACGGTAGACGCGCCGCCGATACGGGTGGCGATCTGTGCAAACGGCATCAGGGACATACGGTTAGAGGCAGACAGAATCGCAACATCACCTGTACCTCCCAGCCCGCTGTGGCATGTGGTCACGATGGAAGCCTCAATCGGATACATGTTCAGGTAAGGTGCAATCAGGAAGCTCACCAGCGCCATGGACAGCACCACAGAACCGCAGACGATAACGTAACCCACAGAGAAGACCGCGACGACGCTCTCCAGCGGGATATACAGCATGCCAAGCCCAATCATCAGCGGCCATACCAGAGAGCTGGATACGAACTTGTAAACGCTGTGCGCACCGGTCTCCATGACGGCAGGGATAACGCGTCCGTATTTGCAGAATACCGCAATCAGAATCATCAGCACGGGGCCAGGGATGTGCACCAGTTTTTCAAACAGGCCGCCGACGATGAAGAAGGCGCAAATCATCAACAATCCGCCGCCCATCAGGTGAAAATCGACCAGCTTTGGCGCGTCGTTTACGGCAAACATCGCGTTGTCTTCATCGCTGCGAACCAGACGGCCTTCACCGTTCAGATCTTTGCGGCGCATACCCAGACGGGAAAGCACGCCAGCACACAGAATCGCGAAGATGTTACCGACGACAGCAGCAGGCGCTAACTGAGCCACATACACGTCCGGGCTTTGTCCCAAAATCGCAGAATAGGCGAGGGACAATGGCAGGATGCCTTCACCAATACCGCCGCCGATGATGGGCACGATGATGAAGAAGAAGGTGTGGTAGAAGCTGTAGCCGCACAGTTTACCGACCAGCAAACCCGTTGCCAGTGCGGTTGCGGTGCCGATGACCAGCGGGACGAACATACGAATCATCCCCTGAATCAGTATCTTGCGGTTCATACCCAAGATACTGCCGACCACCAGACAGGCGATGACGAAATACAGGAAGTTAGCCTCTTTCATCAACAGATGGACGGTTTTCATGGTGTTGTCGTTGAACAGGTTAAAATACACCATCACGGAAGGCACCATCAGGCACAGAATTGCCGGGCCGCCGATATCTTTAAACACGGGGATATTGCTGCCAATGTGCGCCAGTAAAAAGCCCATCGTCATGATGACGGCGAAGCCACCGATCATGTTTTTAGGCAAATATCCCTCGTAAGCAGCGATAGCGACAATGGCGGCAATCGCCATAAAAAGTGCAACGGGAACGGAGCCGATTTTCTTTTTGAAAAAGCCCCCGATAAACGATGCCTGTTTTTCCAGAGTGAGATCGTTCTCACATAGAATATCAGTTTCAATTTTTTTCATTATATTCACCCTGCCAGGACAGTTGGTACAGAAAGAAATCACATGCCTGCCGCGTAATGCCGTTGCGATATTGATAGTGCATCGTTATCGACATGAATTATTGACGATTTTCTCTTCGATATCTGTGTGCTTATCGAACGTTACTAATGCCAATAGCGGCGGGATGTGTATTATCAAAAAGCAGAAAAATACGTTTTTTTGTTTTTTATCAATTAGTAACAAAAAGATAAAGAATGATGGATGTTATTTAACAATGAATCATGTTGGAGGGTAATCTAGCATGAGGGAATGTTAAAAATAATACGTTAATTACGTATTTGTGAACTTATCAGCAACTCGATTTTAAATAACTTATATTGTTTTTTTGTAATTAAAATAATTTATTTAGCGTGTTGGGGGAATTAAAAGAGGGGAGTGAGGTAAATCACAGAGTGAAAATACCACTTTATGGGAATAAGTAAATAGCATGATTTTATTTTGGTAAAAATATTTATTTAACTAAAATAGCCAATTAATTATTGAGCAATATCATAGCCTCATGGGTCATCGCCCTGATGACGCAACCGCGGACAGAATGGGTTATCAATTCTGCGCCAGCCGCCTTTTTATCTATGCTTTATCTAGCGAATCTCTCCAGCAACCGATCTCTGCCCCACAGGTAAACAAAGAAGGAAACGGCAAGTTGGATTAGGGGGGGAAACAACGCTTTTTATGCCGCATAGAGTTTTTTTATGTAGCGTAGATAGTCATTTGGCTACTTATGGTGCCGTGGTAAATATCAGAATTTCTTATTATCCATCAGGATTTTCACCTGCCGTTAACGTTTTTAACAAAAAATAGTGCTCAAATCTTGGACATGTAAGACCAGATGACTATAGTTTTTTTAATGGTGATAATTTCTTTAGGTCTGCAAAGTATCGGTTTTTATCGCTGTTTTTTCATAAAAAGACAAAACATCCACCTTTTGTAAGGTGATGAGCTTGTATTTTCTCTTTTAAGAAAATGTAAGGAAATTTTGTAAATCCTTACAGCTTATATTGACGTCATCGCCATCTGTTGAGAAATTGAGGGCGTCATAGGGATATAAGGAGGAAAGCAGCGGCTTGTCTGAATGATTCTACGTCTTCATCCAGCATCCGTGAGCGGGTTGTGGCGCGTCAAGGTATAGGTTGTAGTTATTATGACTCTATCCAACAGCGTGACGGCCATCGGTTTTGGTAACCACCTTTCTTCTCCCTCATTATTTTAATTTTGCCTTCGGGCGACAGGGTACAGACCACAGTTCGTAAAAATACAGGTCTGGCCAACCATACCCAATTGATTTCGAGATGCAGGACGGAATATAGCGCTGTTAACCACTGTGCTTTTAACGATCGTGTTTTAGCAACAGTGTTAAGGCGAGTGCAGCTTGGAGTAAGGCGGGTATAGCACACAACATCATCCACAATGGAGCACAAGTAATGGAAAAATCCCTGGTTAAATCAAGGGTGTTGAAGTTAGGCCTTGGCTTGCTCGCTTTGTCCGTCGCCGCAGGCGTTCAGGCAAAAACGCTGGTTTACTGCTCAGAGGGTTCCCCGGAAGGTTTTAACCCACAGCTGTTCACCTCCGGTACGACGTTTGATGCCAGCTCTATTCCTATTTATAACCGCCTAGTGGAATTTAAAGACGGCACCACGGACACCGCTGGCTGAAAAATGGGATATTAGCGAAGACGGCAAAACCTATACTTTCCATCTGCGCAAAGGCGTGAAATGGCAAGACGGCAAAGATTTCAAACCTTCCCGTGAATTCAATGCCGATGACGTGATTTTCTCCTTCATGCGTCAGCAGGATGCCAACCATCCGTACCACAAAGTGTCTGGCGGCAGCTATGAATACTATCAGGGTATGGGGATGCCAGAGCTGATCAGCAAAATTGAAAAAGTCGATGACTATACCGTCCGCTTTGTGCTGACTCGCCCTGAAGCGCCGTTCCTTGCCGATTTGGCGATGGATTTTGCTTCCATCCTGTCAGCGGAATACGCTGATAAGATGCTGAAAGCCGGTACGCCGGAGAAAATCGACCTGAACCCAATCGGTACAGGCCCGTTCCAGCTACAGCAGTACCAGAAAGATTCCCGCATTCTGTACAAAGCCTTTGAAGGCTTCTGGGGTACTAAGCCGGGCGTTGACCGTCTGGTCTTCTCCATCACGCCAGATGCGTCTGTGCGTTACGCCAAGCTGCAAAAAGACGAATGCCAGATCATGCCGTATCCAAATCCGGCCGATCTCGCGAAGATGAAAGAAGATAAGAACATCACGTTGATGGAACAGCCTGGCCTGAACGTTGGCTATCTGGCTTACAACGTTGAGAAAAAACCGCTGGATAACGTCAAGATTCGCCAGGCGCTGAACTATGCGGTTAACAAGACTGCCATTATCGAAGCGGTCTATCAGGGAGCCGGCCAGGCCGCAACTAACCTGATCCCGCCGACCATGTGGGGCTACAACAACGACGTTAAAGACTACAGCTACGATCCTGAGAAAGCGAAAGCACTGCTGAAAGAAGCGGGTATGGCTGACGGTTTCTCTATCGACCTGTGGGCAATGCCGGTACAGCGTCCGTATAACCCGAACGCGCGTCGTATGGCGGAAATGATTCAGTCCGACTGGGCGAAAGTTGGCGTGAAAGCCAAGATTGTCACCTACGAGTGGGGCGAGTATCTGAAGCGTGCGAAAGATGGCGAGCACCAGACCGTGCTGATGGGCTGGACGGGTGACAATGGGGATCCAGATAACTTCTTCGCGACCCTGTTCAGCTGCGACGCGGCTAAAAATGGTTCCAACTACTCCAAGTGGTGCTACAAGCCGTTTGAAGATTTGATCCAACCAGCGCGCGCCGTTTCCGATCACGAAAAACGTATTGAGCTGTACAAGCAGGCACAGGTGGTGATGCACGATCAGGCTCCGGCACTGATTGTTGCGCACTCCACCGTGTATGAACCAGTACGTAAAAATGTGAAAGGTTATGTGGTTCAGCCGCGTGGCGTGCATAGCTTCAACAACGTGACGTTGGATTAAGTCAGCCACTCGTTTTTCACGGACATTGAAAACCCCGACCTTGCGGTTTCTCGTTAGAGGAGCCGTGTAGGCGGGGTTTCTTGCCCGTTAAATTTATGGTTGTCTTCCCTGCCCGTTATCCTGCGGGCCGTCGCACACGACGTTTAAAATCGCACCTGGCGATTTTTTAGCTGTGAGCAATGAGAAGCCCGATGGTCAACGAGCCAGCGGGCATAAATAGAGAGTTCGGGATATGTTGCAGTTCATACTCCGGCGTTTGGGGCTCGTTATCCCAACGTTTATTGGTATCACCCTGTTGACCTTCGCATTCGTGCACATGATTCCGGGCGACCCGGTGATGATCATGGCGGGGGAACGTGGTATTTCCGCCGAGCGCCATGCGCAATTGCTGGCTGAAATGGGGCTGGACAAGCCGCTTTGGCAGCAATACCTCCACTATATTGGCGGTGTGTTGCAGGGCGATCTGGGAATCTCCCTCAAGAGTCGTATCCCCGTGTGGGAAGAATTCGTGCCTCGCTTCAAAGCGACGCTGGAACTGGGTATCTGTGCGATGCTGTTTGCTATCGCGGTTGGGATCCCGGTTGGTGTGTTGGCTGCGGTTAAACGCGGTTCTATTTTCGATCATACCTCTGTTGGCCTGGCGCTGACGGGCTACTCCATGCCTATCTTCTGGTGGGGCATGATGCTGATCATGCTGGTTTCCGTTCAGCTCAACCTTACGCCCGTTTCGGGGCGTATCAGCGACACGATTTTCCTCGATGACAGCATGCCGCTGACCGGTTTTATGCTGATCGATACCCTGTTCTGGGGCGAGGAAGGCGA
Protein-coding sequences here:
- a CDS encoding sensor histidine kinase, which gives rise to MGKKKAPLKLGTSVFLMVSVVLGAVLLVVYSLLFFRINQLSEDHLREKAFAIARTFAASPVVIDELKGIGRPEEVQIAAETIRQRNQLLFVTVTDMDTVRHSHPEPERIGEHFAGRDIYPALLGMENTAINRGTLDPALRVFTPVFDNNHKQVGVVALGIALTSVQKVISDNRWMIPWTLLAGALVGWLGTLILVKVLKRIMLGFEPFEISNLFEQRNAMLKHIKEGVIAVDQQGRITVINDEARRLFRQNKPQGSETPSSKPAERVSEQWLEHLHLKQVLESGTPRRDEEINFNGHLLLTNTVPVFVKGDIIGAIATFRDKTEISQLLQRLSGMSYYADALRAQSHEFMNKLHVILGMLHLKYYSQLEDYILKTANNYQAEIGSIIRKVKSPVIAGFLLGKINRARDLGITLSISEESLLPDTDDVDATNELITVLGNLIENAMDAIDGQENCEISVSFHHQNGRLHCTVGDDGPGIAPESQARIYEQGFSTKGSGRGIGLYLTKQSLEKIGGTIEFESEPEVYTQFFVTIPYQARLFDHD
- the dcuR gene encoding two-component system response regulator DcuR, producing the protein MINVLIVDDDAMVAELNKSYLNQVSGFSCYATVPTLQQARNLLMQPDSEIDLVLLDIYMQQDNGLDLLPTIREFSEKTDVIIISSASDVYTIKKALHYGVVDYLIKPFQFSRFEQALAAYREEANLFKHRDFVGQSDIDNLIRRTSSSTVSERKKLPKGLTSLTLRTVCEWIEGNQGIEFSTEMLANAIGISRVSCRKYLIYLSDTDILTTNILYGSTGRPVYLYRLLPEKQDSLRQYCE
- a CDS encoding 2-hydroxycarboxylate transporter family protein, producing the protein MKKIETDILCENDLTLEKQASFIGGFFKKKIGSVPVALFMAIAAIVAIAAYEGYLPKNMIGGFAVIMTMGFLLAHIGSNIPVFKDIGGPAILCLMVPSVMVYFNLFNDNTMKTVHLLMKEANFLYFVIACLVVGSILGMNRKILIQGMIRMFVPLVIGTATALATGLLVGKLCGYSFYHTFFFIIVPIIGGGIGEGILPLSLAYSAILGQSPDVYVAQLAPAAVVGNIFAILCAGVLSRLGMRRKDLNGEGRLVRSDEDNAMFAVNDAPKLVDFHLMGGGLLMICAFFIVGGLFEKLVHIPGPVLMILIAVFCKYGRVIPAVMETGAHSVYKFVSSSLVWPLMIGLGMLYIPLESVVAVFSVGYVIVCGSVVLSMALVSFLIAPYLNMYPIEASIVTTCHSGLGGTGDVAILSASNRMSLMPFAQIATRIGGASTVIAATLLLGWFA
- the dppB gene encoding dipeptide ABC transporter permease DppB encodes the protein MLQFILRRLGLVIPTFIGITLLTFAFVHMIPGDPVMIMAGERGISAERHAQLLAEMGLDKPLWQQYLHYIGGVLQGDLGISLKSRIPVWEEFVPRFKATLELGICAMLFAIAVGIPVGVLAAVKRGSIFDHTSVGLALTGYSMPIFWWGMMLIMLVSVQLNLTPVSGRISDTIFLDDSMPLTGFMLIDTLFWGEEGDFIDAVEHMILPAIVLGTIPLAVIVRMTRSAMLEVLGEDYIRTARAKGLSRLRVIVVHALRNAMLPVVTVIGLQVGTMLAGAILTETIFSWPGLGRWLIDALQRRDYPVVQGGVLLVATMIILVNLLVDVLYGVVNPRIRHKK